TTTGAAGAGAGTTTTCATCAGGATATTGTGGTTGATACCTTCACCGTCCTGGAGCCGACCAGCGTTTTCGCCCATCCCTTTGAGGTCTTTGATTTTGACATTTTAAATGGCACCATGGTTCAGGTAAATCAAGATCTCTATGTCTCCCCTGATGGGGACGATACCAATTCTGGACTGAGCCCCGAGAATCCCTTACACACAATCTCTCATGCACTCCGCAGGAGCACGGGGGGACCAGCAGCTTGTACCATCTATCTGGCAGCTGGGGTTTACAGTACATCAACGACGGGTGAACTCTTTCCTGTCATTGTCCCAAACAGAATCACCATAAGCGGGGTGTCTCCAGAGGAAACAATTCTAGATGTGGAAGGACAGGAAGGTGGTCTCCGGTTTGAACATATCACCGGCGGAGCACAAAACTTCCATCTGCGTGGTGCAGAGAGATGGGGGATTTCTGCATATCAAAGTCATGTAGACCTCCTGAATATATCCATCTCCGGTGCACGCGAAGGGATTGATGTATGGAGTGACTATCCTTACTCAGGAGCCTCTCTGGACATCACCAATGTCTCAATCACGAATACACAAAGTTACGGTATCGATGGGCGAGTGAACCTGAATGCCAATGGACTAAAGATTATTGACAATGAAGGAAATGGACTACGAATGCGTTCCAATTATACTGAAGTTGTTGTGGCCAATAGTGTGATTGCCAATAATGGTGGTGAAGGCATGATTCTGCAGAGAGTTTTTGGTGGATCTGCTACTTTGAACCATGTGACAGTGACAGCAAATGGTCAAACTGGAATAAAGAATGGAGGTCCATTGCACATGCGGAGCTGCATTCTGAGAGGGAATGGTGGGTTAGAATACACAGCTTGGAATAATCCTGAAGACGGCAATTTGCCACAATTATTCATCAATTATTCTAATGTCGATAGTTCTGTTGTTGATGCTGTTGGAGACGTGTACTGGCAAACAGGAAATATTGATATGGATCCCATGTTCTGCAATACAGACACTTCAGATTACCGGTTGCAGGAGGGATCACCTTGTAGTGGGACTGGTCAAGATGGCAGCAATATGGGCGGCATGCCTACTGGATGCGGACCCGTCGCCATAGAGTCGTTAGCCGTTCCAGATGATTACGTTCTGGAGCAAAACTTTCCAAATCCTTTTAACCCAGTAACCACCATCGCATATGACTTGCCTGAGGAAACGGATGTCAGTCTTGTAATTTACGATATCCAGGGCCGGAATGTGGCAACACTTATCAACGCAATACAACCAGCAGGTCACTATCACGAACAATGGCGTGGTCTGAATGAATTTGGGAACCAGGCGAGCACGGGTGTGTATTTCTGTCGACTTCAGGCAGGGAAATATAGCAGGACTATAAAAATGGTGTATTTGAAATAGTCTCAAAGCTCAGCAAGCGAAGAGCGGAGATTTCTGACCATAATCAGATCTCATTTATTCAGCCTTCAATGAGAGATCTGATAAGCTCCTGATCAGGTTTTCTAATTATTGAACTCCCCACCATGACCCCAGGCTGGGAAGGCGTCCCATTCAGGGATCAGCCAGAAATAATGGCCATACGCCCAGCCACTCACTTCTCCCCGTTCTCTCCTATGGATTTGCAGTATTAATAGGCTGGACTGAAAGACCTGAGACAATTGTGTCAGGAGTGATTCAAACTCGCTTTCAAGTATCTCCCTGTGATACTGGCATCAACCTGGCAAACCTGCTCCGGTGGGCCTTGGGCAAGAATTTCCCCACCACCTCGTCCACCCTCTGGACCCAGATCGATGATCCAGTCGGCCTGTTGAATCACATCCAGATTATGCTCGATGATGAGGACACTATTTCCTGCTTCAACCAACTCATTAATGATGACCATGAGACGCTGGACATCACTCATATGCAAACCTGTGGTGGGCTCATCCAGGATGTAAAGATTACCAGCCTGATCCAGCTCAGCTGCCAGCTTTAATCTTTGGGCTTCCCCACCTGAGAGCGTGCTTAAAGATTGGCCCAGACTCAAATAGCCCAGACCGACCCGATTCAACAGTGATAATTGGGATAGGGTCTTCCTATCAGTGAAAAAGTCAAGACCATCTGCTACTGACATTTCAAGAATGTCAAAGATGGTCTTTCCCTGCCATAGGTGCTCCAGGACTTCCGCCCTGTAGCGCTTTCCCTCACACTCCGGGCAAAGAATGGTAATATCATCCAGAAAATTCATATCAACTTTTTGAAATCCCTGTCCCTTGCAGCCCGGGCAGGCTCCCTCAGAATTGAAGCTGAAGAGGGCTGGCCGAGTCCCTGCTGCCTTTGCAAAATCCTTTCTGACCTTGTCAAAGATACCTGTATATGTGAGCGGATTTGAGCGGCTGGATTTCCCGGGAGCTGATTGATCAATGACTACGGCAGGGAAACGTCCCACCAGTTCAGAGTGGACCAGACTGCTCTTCCCCGACCCTGCGACTCCCGTAATACAGCACAAAACACCAGTGGGAATATTCACTGAAACGTTCTTCAAGTTGTGGGCTGTGGCATTCCTTATCTCCATCCAGCCCTGGGGCAAGCGTCGCGCTTTTTTTCTGGTGGGGGTCGTTCTTTTCAGGGCAAGACCTGTGGGACTATCAGCCGACCTTAGCATGGATCCAGTACCTTCAAAACACAATTGGCCACCATGACGACCAGCCTTGGGTCCGATATCTACTATCCAATCAGCTGCTTCCATTATCTGGGGATCATGTTCCACAACCAGGACTGAGTTCCCTCTATCACGCAGATCATGGATGATGTCAAGCAACCGATCCGTATCCCTGGGATGCAACCCGATGGAAGGTTCATCCAGAACATACATGAGACCAGTGAGGTCACAGTCCAATTGACGTGCCATCTTTACTCGCTGGGATTCTCCTCCTGAGAGAGTCGCCACTGCTCTGTTCAGTGTCAGATACCCCACACCGATACCTATGAGGTGATGAAGAACGGACCTGATCTTTTGCACCATGACCTGAATATTGTCTGCCGATAATCCGGCGAGGAAGTCATCCAGATCGGTTAATTCCATGCCAGAGAGTTCAGCGATATTCCTGCCGTTAAGTTGGGCTGAGAGTACGGTATCATTCAAGCGGGTTCCCTGGCAGGATCTGCAATCCTGGTAGACCAGAAACTTCTGATAGGCGTCCCGGCGAGCTTTCGGTAGTTCATCTTCAGCCTTCTGGACATAGTAACTTTCGAGACGCTGGATCAGACCTTTCCATGTTTTTTTAACCTCAACGCCACTGTGATCATAGCGATACTCAACACCCTCGGTTTCGAAGAGACGTTCAATTTCCTCTTCTGTATAATCCTTCAGTTTTTTATCAGGGTCAAAGAGTCCCACACTTACAAAGGTTCGCCAGTAATAGCCACCGACCTTATAATCCGGATGAAGGATGGCTCCCTCCCTGAGGCTGAGCTCGGGATCGTACATGGCCTCTCGGTCTATTTGAATTCGCTTTCCCAGACCTTTGCAGGAGGGACACATGCCTTCAGGATGATTGAATGAAAAAACATGTGAAAACCCGACAAAGGGTTCGGCGGCTCGAGAATACAGGAGTCGCAAGTAGGTATATATCTCAGTAGCTGTCCCAACGGTGGAGCGCAGCGTTTTTCCCAGCCGCTTCTGATCGATGACGATCCCCGTTCCCAGGTTCCTGATCTCATCCACATCTGGACGGGTGAGTTTTGGCAGACGCCGCCGGGCAAAGGTGGAGAAGGTTTCGATGAGTTGGCGCTGGGCTTCGGTATAGATGGTATCAAACACCAGGCTCGATTTACCAGACCCACTCACACCGGTAACCACCACAAATTTATTGCGTGGAATGTCCAGATCGATGTTCTTTAGATTATGGGTTCGAGCTCCCCTGATCTCGATATGCTCCATTATTTTAGCTCTGCTTTTAGACCGGGAAGAAATTCATCCAGCCACTTCAGGACTCCTTCCCATTGATAGGCTGGTCGTATGGCGACGGCGAGACGGACTGCGGAACAGTTCTGTTCTGTTAAAAAATCTTTGAGTCTGCCATATCCTGCAATCATCTCCACCACGGACTCCCGGTAGAACTCCAGACATGAAATGAGTTCATCCTGCTCCAGTATATCGGCATTGTAGATACCAAGATGGAAGGGGTCCTTCAGCACCTCAGGTCGTCTCAACAAGGCGCGAAGCTTGATCTCAAGACATTCCCGTCCCGCTTCAGAAATGGAATATATCTTCCGCGCACGATTGTCTTCCGTGAGGGCTATTTCGCTGGACACCAAGTCTTGATCCTCCAGTTTTTTTAATAGTTTGTAGATGGATGACATTGACAAATCGGTCCAGGTGCGCATCTCCCGGTACTCCACATCCTTCTCGATCTGATACGGGTGTTTTGGTTTTTCTGCCAGCAAACCCAGTAGGGCAGCCTCTGCATTTGAAATCGTTTCCGGATCCATATTTCCCTCCAATTATTAGATGCCTATATTGTACTAATCCAATATCATATTGCAAGTATGTTTTTGAATCTTTTTAGATTGTGAAATCATCTCGGGCTGGGAAAAAGTTGTACTATTTATCGGGGAGAACTTAGGGAAGAAATTAATTACGAACCCACTGAGGGACCGACATCATGCTGGGTTTGTATGTCGTCTGGGTTAGCTGTTTCCTGTCCAGAGATGCACTCCCCCTGCAAGATTGATCAAATTTTCAAAACCATGTTGAGACTGGAGGTACTCGATAACCCGCTTTGATCGGACCGCATGCTGACAGATCACCACAAGGGCTTCTGTCCTTGGAATCATATCAATAGCCTGAGGAAGTTGATTCATGGGGATATTGATTACGTTTTCACCCCTGATCATGGGGGTTTCCCAGGCTTCACGCACATCCAGAATTCGAATATCACCGCCTTCGTAGATGCTAATGAATTGCAGCAGTGTAATTTCTTTACCCATCATAGGACGCTTCGTCTGATTCTATTTTATTGTAGGTATTCAATTGCTTCATCAACCTGATTCTCTCTTCTTGCTTCTCTACTTATCCTTATTCATAAAGTATTCCAGGAGGTTATGATGTGCAATGTGATTTATTTTGTCATGTTTATGCTTTACTAAGAGGTAACCCCTCATAGATTCAGGGATTCAAAAACTTGCCCGCTTACAAATGGAAATATTTTTGAGTCAAAATTCTATGCTTGATGAGGTCCAGTAAACGGCGATTGGGTCCAAGGTTTTATTCCAGCCGAATTGAAAGGATTATTATGGAAAAAGGTATGATAAAAGTAAGTGTTCTGGATGCAAATGGAGAGGGTAAAACCTTTGATATGGATTACTACCTCAACAAGCACATCCCTCTGGTAGGCGGTCTGCTTGGAGACGCTGTCAAAGGTGCATCAATTGAAAAAGGCCTGGCTGGTGGAGCTCCTGGATCCGTGGCACCATTTGCCACCATGAGCAACCTCTATTTTGAAACCGTTGGTGCCTTTCAAAATTCTTTTGGTCCAAATGTTGACCAAATCATGGGCGATTTACCCAATTTCACAAATATTGAACCCACCATTCAAATCAGTGAAGTGATGTAGCACTTCAATAGAAACTACTGTTGTATCACCCCCAGCATCATTACCAACACCGATATGCTGGGGGATTTTTCTCTCCATTTTATGATGGATTACTCTTTGAGATGAATGATTAGTTTTAAATTGGTATTGTTATCAACAGAAAATGAAACCTCTGCAAATTTTGGTGGCCCGAATCGTCCAAAAACATTGTTCGAGAAAGCATAGGGTTCTGTTGGTCTTCTATAAATATCTCGATTTAATTCATTATCACCATTCACATCCTGAAACACTGCGATGGCATAATTCCCGGCCAGGATGTTCTCAAATGTGTGAGTAGCCTTGATATCTCGAACTGGAATTGTGTCGCTGACAATGGCCTGACCCGATTTTGGAAACCCGTTTTTTCCAAACAGACCAATTATTACCGATCCTCCCCATTCCGCAACTACATCCGTGACTATTACTTCTACCACCCCACTCTGAGCATTAAGAGTCATTGCAGATAGTAATGACGCGATCACAATTATTCTGTTTTTCATATTCATCTCC
The genomic region above belongs to Candidatus Neomarinimicrobiota bacterium and contains:
- a CDS encoding excinuclease ABC subunit UvrA — translated: MEHIEIRGARTHNLKNIDLDIPRNKFVVVTGVSGSGKSSLVFDTIYTEAQRQLIETFSTFARRRLPKLTRPDVDEIRNLGTGIVIDQKRLGKTLRSTVGTATEIYTYLRLLYSRAAEPFVGFSHVFSFNHPEGMCPSCKGLGKRIQIDREAMYDPELSLREGAILHPDYKVGGYYWRTFVSVGLFDPDKKLKDYTEEEIERLFETEGVEYRYDHSGVEVKKTWKGLIQRLESYYVQKAEDELPKARRDAYQKFLVYQDCRSCQGTRLNDTVLSAQLNGRNIAELSGMELTDLDDFLAGLSADNIQVMVQKIRSVLHHLIGIGVGYLTLNRAVATLSGGESQRVKMARQLDCDLTGLMYVLDEPSIGLHPRDTDRLLDIIHDLRDRGNSVLVVEHDPQIMEAADWIVDIGPKAGRHGGQLCFEGTGSMLRSADSPTGLALKRTTPTRKKARRLPQGWMEIRNATAHNLKNVSVNIPTGVLCCITGVAGSGKSSLVHSELVGRFPAVVIDQSAPGKSSRSNPLTYTGIFDKVRKDFAKAAGTRPALFSFNSEGACPGCKGQGFQKVDMNFLDDITILCPECEGKRYRAEVLEHLWQGKTIFDILEMSVADGLDFFTDRKTLSQLSLLNRVGLGYLSLGQSLSTLSGGEAQRLKLAAELDQAGNLYILDEPTTGLHMSDVQRLMVIINELVEAGNSVLIIEHNLDVIQQADWIIDLGPEGGRGGGEILAQGPPEQVCQVDASITGRYLKASLNHS
- a CDS encoding PadR family transcriptional regulator, which translates into the protein MDPETISNAEAALLGLLAEKPKHPYQIEKDVEYREMRTWTDLSMSSIYKLLKKLEDQDLVSSEIALTEDNRARKIYSISEAGRECLEIKLRALLRRPEVLKDPFHLGIYNADILEQDELISCLEFYRESVVEMIAGYGRLKDFLTEQNCSAVRLAVAIRPAYQWEGVLKWLDEFLPGLKAELK
- a CDS encoding sulfurtransferase, with amino-acid sequence MMGKEITLLQFISIYEGGDIRILDVREAWETPMIRGENVINIPMNQLPQAIDMIPRTEALVVICQHAVRSKRVIEYLQSQHGFENLINLAGGVHLWTGNS
- a CDS encoding EthD family reductase; the encoded protein is MIKVSVLDANGEGKTFDMDYYLNKHIPLVGGLLGDAVKGASIEKGLAGGAPGSVAPFATMSNLYFETVGAFQNSFGPNVDQIMGDLPNFTNIEPTIQISEVM
- a CDS encoding DUF2141 domain-containing protein, whose translation is MKNRIIVIASLLSAMTLNAQSGVVEVIVTDVVAEWGGSVIIGLFGKNGFPKSGQAIVSDTIPVRDIKATHTFENILAGNYAIAVFQDVNGDNELNRDIYRRPTEPYAFSNNVFGRFGPPKFAEVSFSVDNNTNLKLIIHLKE